The Streptomyces pactum genome contains a region encoding:
- a CDS encoding tellurite resistance/C4-dicarboxylate transporter family protein: protein MSSGTSPASSHPLRAWWAQRPPAAGAAVMATGILSVALHLTGHEILSRIALVLACAAWLTLAANFVYLLLVERARWVTRAGTPGALTAVAATTVLGTRFSLFGWSPLAVALLVLAALLWPGLLALVVTHWGRRIPGAVFLGCVATEGLAVLGATLAAATSTAWLAHASLVPFWLGIVLYLIALFRFDLRQVARGSGDHWVAGGALAISALAGAKLLAAAGTGMYLWNDDDYAVLHDVTVFLLALDLAWYAVLLAAEIAWPRLRYDVRRWSTVFPLGMTAAATLSVAAVLDVPWLDAPGQALVWIAVAVWLAVAAGAVVRAGAGLRSTGAGTGEVRSTAPR, encoded by the coding sequence ATGTCATCCGGCACCTCTCCCGCCTCCTCCCACCCCCTGCGCGCCTGGTGGGCGCAGCGTCCGCCGGCGGCCGGGGCCGCGGTCATGGCGACCGGCATACTGTCGGTCGCCCTGCACCTGACGGGCCACGAGATCCTGTCCCGGATCGCCCTGGTCCTGGCCTGCGCCGCCTGGCTGACGCTGGCGGCGAACTTCGTCTACCTGCTGCTGGTCGAGCGCGCGCGGTGGGTGACGCGGGCCGGGACGCCGGGCGCTCTCACCGCCGTCGCCGCGACGACCGTGCTGGGCACCCGCTTCTCCCTGTTCGGCTGGTCACCCCTGGCGGTGGCGCTGCTGGTGCTGGCGGCGCTGCTGTGGCCGGGGCTGCTGGCCCTGGTCGTCACGCACTGGGGGCGCAGGATACCGGGCGCCGTGTTCCTGGGCTGCGTGGCCACGGAGGGGCTGGCCGTACTGGGTGCCACGCTGGCCGCGGCCACCTCGACGGCCTGGTTGGCGCACGCGTCGCTGGTGCCGTTCTGGCTGGGGATCGTGCTCTACCTGATCGCGCTGTTCCGCTTCGATCTGCGGCAGGTGGCCCGGGGGTCCGGGGACCACTGGGTGGCGGGCGGCGCGCTCGCCATCTCGGCCCTCGCCGGCGCCAAGCTGCTCGCGGCGGCCGGGACGGGCATGTACCTGTGGAACGACGACGACTACGCCGTCCTGCACGACGTGACCGTCTTCCTGCTCGCCCTCGACCTCGCCTGGTACGCCGTACTGCTCGCCGCCGAGATCGCGTGGCCCCGGCTCCGCTACGACGTGCGCCGCTGGTCGACCGTCTTCCCCCTCGGCATGACGGCGGCGGCGACGCTGTCCGTCGCCGCCGTCCTCGACGTGCCGTGGCTGGACGCGCCCGGTCAGGCGCTGGTGTGGATCGCGGTGGCCGTGTGGCTGGCGGTCGCGGCGGGGGCGGTCGTCCGGGCCGGGGCCGGGCTGCGGTCCACGGGCGCGGGCACCGGGGAGGTCAGGTCCACAGCACCGCGATGA
- a CDS encoding C40 family peptidase, protein MASHRKSRPTGTRVAGIRPPALATAALTSVALLSQTATAAPSDDDRPSLEEVEKKVDDLYRQAGSATEKYNAAKEKTSKQRKRVSTLLDDVAQRTQKLNEAREELGSFASAQYRTGASIPETATFLLADSPQDYVDRNHLLNRLTGRQKDAVDDYVTQQSETMEKRREATESLETLTESQSDLKTAKATVQRKLATARELLSELTAEEKARLAAIEKKKQKEAARKAAELAKRQAEERKRQEQADRRESDAAAGSSGASGSGDTGTETGPSAPDSSNGTKAEKALAFARAQIGKPYVWGATGPDSYDCSGLTQAAWKDAGVILPRTTYDQVDAGTTVPVAQARPGDLVFFYDDLSHVGLYIGDGMMIHAPKPGAYVREESVYYDGESSIHSVVRPA, encoded by the coding sequence TTGGCGTCGCACCGCAAGTCGCGTCCCACCGGTACGCGCGTCGCAGGCATACGGCCCCCCGCCCTCGCCACGGCGGCCCTCACCTCCGTGGCCCTGCTGTCCCAGACCGCCACCGCCGCACCGTCGGACGACGACAGGCCGAGCCTCGAAGAGGTCGAGAAGAAGGTCGACGACCTGTACCGCCAGGCGGGGTCGGCGACGGAGAAGTACAACGCGGCCAAGGAGAAGACCTCCAAGCAGCGCAAGCGCGTCAGCACTCTCCTCGACGACGTCGCCCAGCGCACCCAGAAGCTCAACGAGGCCCGCGAGGAGCTGGGTTCCTTCGCCTCCGCGCAGTACCGTACGGGCGCCTCGATCCCGGAGACCGCGACCTTCCTGCTCGCGGACTCGCCGCAGGACTACGTCGACCGGAACCATCTGCTGAACCGGCTCACCGGCCGCCAGAAGGACGCGGTCGACGACTACGTCACCCAGCAGTCGGAAACGATGGAGAAGCGCCGCGAGGCCACTGAGAGCCTCGAGACGCTCACCGAGTCGCAGAGCGACCTCAAGACGGCCAAGGCCACCGTCCAGAGGAAGCTCGCCACCGCGCGGGAGCTGCTGTCGGAGCTGACCGCCGAGGAGAAGGCCCGGCTCGCGGCGATCGAGAAGAAGAAGCAGAAGGAGGCCGCCCGCAAGGCCGCGGAGCTCGCGAAGCGGCAGGCCGAGGAGCGGAAGCGGCAGGAGCAGGCCGACCGGCGGGAGAGCGACGCCGCTGCGGGCTCCTCCGGAGCGTCCGGCTCCGGTGACACCGGCACGGAAACCGGGCCCTCCGCCCCGGACTCGTCCAACGGCACCAAGGCCGAGAAGGCGCTCGCCTTCGCCCGCGCCCAGATCGGCAAGCCGTACGTCTGGGGCGCCACCGGCCCCGACTCCTACGACTGCTCCGGCCTGACCCAGGCCGCCTGGAAGGACGCGGGGGTGATCCTGCCGCGCACCACCTACGACCAGGTCGACGCCGGCACCACGGTCCCGGTCGCCCAGGCCCGCCCCGGCGACCTGGTCTTCTTCTACGACGACCTCAGCCACGTCGGCCTCTACATCGGCGACGGCATGATGATCCACGCCCCGAAGCCGGGCGCGTACGTCCGTGAGGAATCGGTCTACTACGACGGCGAGTCGTCGATCCACAGCGTGGTGCGCCCGGCCTGA
- a CDS encoding cobalamin B12-binding domain-containing protein: MGVAAGPIRVVVAKPGLDGHDRGAKVIARALRDAGMEVIYTGLHQTPEQIVDTAIQEDADAIGLSILSGAHNTLFAAVIELLRERDAADILVFGGGIIPEADIAPLKEKGVAEIFTPGATTASIVDWVRANVREPAEA; this comes from the coding sequence ATGGGTGTGGCAGCCGGTCCGATCCGCGTGGTGGTGGCCAAGCCGGGGCTTGACGGTCACGATCGCGGGGCCAAGGTGATCGCGCGGGCACTGCGTGACGCCGGTATGGAGGTCATCTACACCGGGCTCCACCAGACACCCGAGCAGATCGTGGACACCGCGATCCAGGAGGACGCCGACGCGATCGGGCTGTCCATCCTCTCCGGTGCGCACAACACGCTCTTCGCCGCCGTGATCGAACTGCTCAGGGAGCGGGACGCGGCGGACATCCTCGTCTTCGGCGGCGGGATCATCCCCGAGGCGGACATCGCCCCGCTGAAGGAGAAGGGCGTCGCGGAGATCTTCACTCCCGGCGCGACGACGGCGTCGATCGTGGACTGGGTACGGGCGAACGTGCGGGAGCCCGCGGAAGCGTAA
- a CDS encoding M23 family metallopeptidase, with protein sequence MNDRHPSGTMTTPASASDADPAQYASYGTGEAQYGDLTTYGGYDTTGFSTGTTATATFDADPLFGSLPGQDTGGYDTTGSYDTTQWSAGSGQTPNYDAYAAQHHAAYDTTAWTADHQQPSSVPPQGPSAEATGQWDTGAWAQPDQSGNPADGTQQWDWGTQTYGTGTFAAGTFETGTFETGAYPTGPFAAGTFDTGAYDATQWNSDGTAAQPTPQAPEQPEPTETLETLETLENTAPDASADAGEPGPHDDGLAATGELPAVTVLLEGQEEVTPAARIPAARTAPRSGSRSRRRQPAKRSALMTIAVPSACVMSVAGIAAASVGGLTGDDGTETTASAADAGAEAAPVKPSTANNKLDTQLTSLAAGADDFADRASRTQERIDLKAQQAAEKRRAAEEAARKERLRPKFALPVAQHGLSAYYGQAGINWMSVHSGIDFPVSYGTTVMAATDGTVRTQYNSAYGNMMIVTAKDGTETWYCHLSSYQVPSGTTVKAGDAIAFSGNSGNSTGPHLHFEVRPAGGSAIDPLSWLRSHGLNPS encoded by the coding sequence GTGAACGACCGTCACCCGTCGGGGACCATGACCACCCCGGCCTCGGCTTCCGACGCCGATCCGGCGCAGTACGCGTCGTACGGCACAGGGGAGGCCCAGTACGGCGACCTCACCACGTACGGCGGATACGACACCACCGGTTTTTCCACCGGCACCACCGCCACGGCGACCTTCGACGCCGACCCGCTCTTCGGCAGTCTCCCGGGGCAGGACACCGGCGGCTACGACACCACGGGCTCCTACGACACCACCCAGTGGTCCGCCGGCAGCGGGCAGACGCCGAACTACGACGCGTACGCGGCCCAGCACCACGCCGCCTACGACACGACGGCGTGGACGGCCGACCACCAGCAGCCCTCCTCCGTGCCGCCGCAAGGCCCGAGTGCCGAGGCCACCGGGCAATGGGACACCGGCGCCTGGGCCCAGCCGGACCAGTCGGGCAACCCGGCCGACGGGACCCAGCAGTGGGACTGGGGTACGCAGACCTACGGCACCGGCACCTTCGCGGCCGGCACCTTCGAAACCGGCACCTTCGAAACCGGTGCCTACCCGACCGGGCCCTTCGCGGCCGGCACGTTCGACACCGGCGCCTACGACGCGACGCAGTGGAACTCGGACGGCACCGCGGCGCAGCCAACGCCGCAAGCACCGGAGCAGCCGGAACCGACGGAGACGCTGGAGACGCTGGAGACGCTGGAGAACACCGCGCCGGACGCCTCGGCTGACGCCGGGGAACCCGGCCCGCACGACGACGGATTGGCCGCCACCGGCGAACTCCCCGCCGTGACCGTTCTCCTGGAAGGCCAGGAAGAGGTCACCCCGGCCGCACGGATCCCGGCCGCACGCACCGCCCCCCGCAGCGGGTCACGTTCGCGCCGCCGCCAGCCCGCCAAGCGCTCGGCACTGATGACCATCGCCGTACCGTCGGCCTGTGTGATGAGCGTCGCCGGTATCGCCGCCGCCTCCGTCGGTGGCCTGACCGGGGACGACGGCACGGAGACCACGGCATCCGCGGCGGACGCGGGCGCGGAGGCGGCGCCGGTGAAGCCGTCCACCGCCAACAACAAGCTGGACACCCAGCTCACGAGCCTCGCCGCCGGAGCCGACGACTTCGCCGACCGGGCCAGCCGGACCCAGGAACGCATCGACCTCAAGGCCCAGCAGGCCGCCGAGAAGAGGCGGGCGGCGGAGGAGGCTGCCCGCAAGGAGCGGCTGCGTCCCAAATTCGCGCTCCCGGTCGCCCAGCACGGCCTCAGCGCGTACTACGGCCAGGCCGGCATCAACTGGATGTCCGTGCACAGTGGCATCGACTTTCCCGTGTCGTACGGCACGACGGTGATGGCCGCGACCGACGGCACGGTCCGCACGCAGTACAACAGCGCGTACGGCAACATGATGATCGTGACGGCGAAGGACGGCACGGAGACGTGGTACTGCCACCTCTCCAGTTACCAGGTTCCCTCCGGTACGACGGTCAAAGCCGGCGACGCGATCGCCTTCTCCGGCAACTCGGGCAACTCGACCGGCCCGCACCTGCACTTCGAGGTGCGCCCCGCGGGCGGCTCGGCGATCGACCCGCTCTCGTGGCTGCGCAGCCACGGCCTCAACCCGTCCTGA
- the pcrA gene encoding DNA helicase PcrA, whose translation MSSLFDDSFLASLQTPRGHEGEPPPPPEDDHGPEPVPHDLFGGKFDAPPDRDTHYRDGAPRPALDAAALLDGLNENQRAAVVHSGSPLLIVAGAGSGKTRVLTHRIAHLLAERGVHPGQILAITFTNKAAGEMKERVEQLVGPRANAMWVMTFHSACVRILRRESKRLGFTSSFSIYDAADSKRLMALVCRDLDLDPKRFPPKSFSAKISNLKNELIDEEDFAAQAADGFEKTVAQAYALYQSRLREANALDFDDLIMTTVNLLRAFPDVAEHYRRRFRHVLVDEYQDTNHAQYSLVRELVGTSEHAVDVPPEAEVPPAELCVVGDADQSIYAFRGATIRNILQFEEDYPDATTILLEQNYRSTQTILSAANAVIERNESRRPKNLWTNQGSGSQITGYVADTEHDEAQFVADEIDRLTDAGEAKAQDVAVFYRTNAQSRVFEEVFIRVGLPYKVVGGVRFYERKEVRDVLAYLRVLANPEDSVPLRRILNVPKRGIGDRAEAMIDALSQREKISFPQALKRVDEAYGMAARSANAVKRFNTLMEDLQTIVESGAGPATVLEAILERTGYLAELQASTDPQDETRIENLQELAAVALEFEQERAESAEAGTLADFLEKVALVADSDQIPDEEDGDGVVTLMTLHTAKGLEFPVVFLTGMEDGVFPHMRALGQAKELEEERRLAYVGITRARERLYLTRSTLRSAWGQPSYNPPSRFLEEIPAPHLEWKRTGANGPAPSAPVSGVAASLSSSRSRSSASGASGFATRRTGPADQPTVALSVGDRVTHDQFGLGTVVGIKGAGSNAEATIDFGDTKPKRLLLRYAPVEKL comes from the coding sequence ATGAGCAGCCTCTTTGACGACAGCTTCCTGGCGAGCCTCCAGACCCCCCGCGGTCACGAGGGGGAACCCCCGCCACCGCCCGAGGACGATCACGGACCGGAGCCGGTCCCGCACGATCTGTTCGGCGGGAAGTTCGACGCGCCGCCGGACCGGGACACCCACTACCGGGACGGCGCCCCGCGCCCCGCCCTGGACGCCGCCGCGCTCCTCGACGGGCTGAACGAGAACCAGCGCGCCGCCGTCGTGCACTCCGGCTCCCCGCTGCTCATCGTGGCCGGGGCCGGCTCCGGCAAGACCCGCGTGCTCACCCACCGCATCGCCCACCTGCTGGCCGAGCGCGGCGTCCACCCGGGCCAGATCCTCGCGATCACCTTCACCAACAAGGCCGCGGGCGAGATGAAGGAGCGCGTCGAGCAGCTCGTCGGCCCGCGCGCGAACGCGATGTGGGTCATGACCTTCCACAGCGCGTGCGTGCGCATCCTGCGCCGCGAGTCGAAGAGGCTCGGCTTCACGTCGTCCTTCTCGATCTACGACGCCGCGGACTCCAAGCGCCTGATGGCGCTCGTCTGCCGTGATCTCGACCTGGACCCCAAGCGCTTCCCGCCCAAGTCCTTCAGCGCGAAGATCAGCAACCTCAAGAACGAGCTGATCGACGAGGAGGACTTCGCCGCCCAGGCCGCCGACGGATTCGAGAAGACCGTCGCCCAGGCCTACGCCCTGTACCAGTCGCGGCTGCGCGAGGCGAACGCCCTGGACTTCGACGACCTGATCATGACGACGGTCAACCTGCTCCGCGCCTTCCCGGACGTCGCCGAGCACTACCGCCGCCGCTTCCGGCACGTCCTGGTCGACGAGTACCAGGACACCAACCACGCCCAGTACTCCCTGGTGCGCGAGCTGGTCGGCACCTCCGAGCACGCCGTCGACGTGCCGCCCGAGGCCGAGGTCCCGCCCGCCGAGCTGTGCGTGGTGGGCGACGCCGACCAGTCGATCTACGCCTTCCGCGGCGCCACCATCCGCAACATCCTCCAGTTCGAGGAGGACTACCCGGACGCGACGACGATCCTGCTGGAGCAGAACTACCGCTCCACCCAGACCATCCTCAGCGCCGCCAACGCGGTCATCGAGCGCAACGAGTCCCGCCGCCCCAAGAACCTGTGGACCAACCAGGGCTCCGGCTCGCAGATCACCGGGTACGTCGCCGACACCGAACACGACGAGGCCCAGTTCGTCGCCGACGAGATAGACCGCCTCACGGACGCGGGCGAGGCGAAGGCCCAAGACGTCGCCGTCTTCTACCGCACCAACGCCCAGTCCCGTGTCTTCGAGGAGGTCTTCATCCGCGTCGGCCTGCCCTACAAGGTCGTCGGCGGCGTCCGCTTCTACGAGCGCAAGGAGGTCCGGGACGTCCTGGCCTACCTGCGGGTGCTGGCCAACCCGGAGGACTCGGTGCCGCTGCGCCGCATCCTCAACGTCCCCAAGCGGGGTATCGGCGACCGCGCCGAGGCGATGATCGACGCCCTCTCCCAGCGCGAGAAGATCAGCTTCCCGCAGGCCCTCAAGCGGGTCGACGAGGCGTACGGCATGGCCGCGCGCTCCGCGAACGCCGTCAAGCGGTTCAACACGCTCATGGAGGACCTGCAAACGATCGTCGAGTCCGGCGCCGGACCGGCGACCGTGCTGGAGGCGATCCTCGAACGCACCGGCTACCTCGCGGAGTTGCAGGCCTCCACCGACCCGCAGGACGAGACCCGCATCGAGAACCTCCAGGAACTCGCGGCCGTCGCCCTGGAGTTCGAGCAGGAGCGGGCCGAGAGCGCGGAGGCCGGGACCCTGGCCGACTTCCTGGAGAAGGTCGCGCTGGTCGCCGACTCCGACCAGATCCCGGACGAGGAGGACGGCGACGGCGTCGTCACCCTGATGACCCTGCACACCGCCAAGGGCCTGGAGTTCCCGGTCGTCTTCCTCACCGGCATGGAGGACGGCGTCTTCCCGCACATGCGCGCCCTCGGCCAGGCCAAGGAGCTGGAGGAGGAACGGCGCCTGGCGTACGTCGGCATCACGCGTGCGCGTGAGCGGCTGTACCTGACCCGGTCCACGCTGCGCAGCGCCTGGGGCCAGCCGTCGTACAACCCGCCCTCGCGCTTCCTCGAGGAGATCCCGGCACCCCACCTGGAGTGGAAGCGGACCGGGGCGAACGGGCCCGCGCCCTCCGCGCCGGTCTCGGGCGTGGCGGCCTCGCTGTCGTCGTCGCGTTCCCGTTCCTCGGCGTCGGGCGCTTCCGGCTTCGCCACCCGCCGGACCGGCCCCGCCGACCAGCCGACGGTCGCGCTGTCGGTCGGCGACCGCGTCACACACGACCAGTTCGGGCTCGGGACGGTGGTCGGGATCAAGGGCGCGGGGTCGAACGCCGAAGCGACGATCGACTTCGGGGACACCAAGCCGAAGCGGCTGCTGCTGCGGTACGCGCCGGTGGAGAAGCTCTGA
- a CDS encoding C40 family peptidase: MGTHRRPRQRATGGRRARAAATITLAGAATATGLGAGTGHAEPEPTPAEVSAKVDKLYREAEVATEKYNGAKEKADAAERRLENLRDEAARKEARLDSARERLGSVAAAQYRSGGLDPALQLALSADPDRYLDGVAFVERAGSRQTATVGRAREELREIEQLRGAARIEVTSLTSRRAELKRHRETVTGKLATARRLLSRLSAEERARLGHGTGDRASRSSPGPREALSASAQAPNSRAAAAVAYAYRKLGSPYVWGATGPDAFDCSGLTQAAYRAAGVSLPRTTYAQIDAGRRVGRSELLPGDLVFFYSGISHVGVYIGDGRMIHAPNPSAPVRVAPIDEMPFAGATRVV; encoded by the coding sequence GTGGGAACGCACCGCAGGCCGCGACAGCGCGCGACGGGCGGCCGGAGGGCCCGGGCGGCGGCCACGATCACCCTCGCGGGCGCCGCTACGGCGACCGGTCTGGGCGCCGGCACCGGACACGCCGAGCCGGAACCGACGCCGGCCGAGGTCAGCGCCAAGGTGGACAAGCTCTACCGGGAGGCGGAGGTCGCCACCGAGAAGTACAACGGCGCCAAGGAGAAGGCGGACGCCGCCGAACGGCGCCTGGAGAACCTGCGGGACGAGGCGGCCCGCAAGGAGGCCCGCCTGGACTCCGCCCGGGAGCGGCTCGGTTCGGTCGCGGCGGCCCAGTACCGCAGCGGAGGCCTCGACCCTGCCCTGCAACTCGCGCTCTCCGCCGACCCGGACCGGTACCTCGACGGCGTCGCCTTCGTCGAGCGGGCGGGCAGCCGGCAGACGGCCACCGTGGGCCGGGCGCGGGAGGAACTGCGGGAGATCGAGCAGTTGCGCGGAGCCGCGCGCATCGAGGTGACCTCGCTGACGTCACGCCGGGCCGAGCTGAAACGTCACCGCGAGACCGTCACCGGCAAGCTCGCCACGGCCCGCCGCCTGCTGTCCCGGCTGTCCGCCGAGGAACGCGCCCGCCTCGGCCACGGCACCGGTGACCGTGCCTCCCGCTCCTCGCCCGGCCCCCGGGAGGCCCTCTCCGCCTCGGCCCAGGCACCCAACTCCCGCGCGGCGGCGGCCGTCGCCTACGCCTACCGAAAGCTCGGCAGCCCCTACGTCTGGGGCGCCACCGGCCCCGACGCCTTCGACTGCTCGGGTCTCACCCAGGCCGCCTACCGCGCCGCGGGCGTCTCCCTGCCCCGCACGACCTACGCCCAGATCGACGCGGGCCGCCGCGTCGGCCGCTCGGAACTCCTCCCGGGCGACCTGGTCTTCTTCTACTCCGGCATCAGCCACGTCGGCGTCTACATCGGCGACGGCCGGATGATCCACGCCCCGAACCCGTCGGCACCGGTCCGCGTCGCCCCGATCGACGAGATGCCGTTCGCGGGGGCTACGCGGGTGGTGTGA
- a CDS encoding LuxR C-terminal-related transcriptional regulator, which yields MSDPTEANGTAGTGGAAEPAQPASGGAGERHVRVVLVDDHRMFRTGVQAEIGQTAQTGVEVVGEAADVDQAVTVITATRPEVVLLDVHLPGGGGVEVLRRCAPLMSDAEQPVRFLALSVSDAAEDVIGVIRGGARGYVTKTITGTDLVNSVFRVQEGDAVFSPRLAGFVLDAFASTDAPPVDEDLDRLTQREREVLRLIARGYAYKEIAKQLYISVKTVESHVSAVLRKLQLSNRHELTRWATARRLV from the coding sequence ATGAGCGACCCGACCGAGGCGAACGGAACGGCCGGAACGGGCGGGGCGGCCGAGCCCGCACAGCCGGCGAGCGGCGGTGCGGGGGAGCGTCACGTGCGCGTGGTGCTCGTCGACGACCACCGCATGTTCCGCACCGGTGTCCAGGCCGAGATCGGCCAGACCGCGCAGACCGGGGTCGAGGTCGTCGGCGAGGCCGCCGATGTCGACCAGGCCGTCACGGTCATCACGGCGACCCGGCCCGAAGTGGTGCTTCTCGACGTCCACCTTCCCGGCGGCGGCGGGGTCGAAGTCCTGCGCCGCTGCGCTCCCTTGATGAGCGACGCCGAGCAGCCCGTCCGCTTCCTCGCCCTGTCCGTCTCGGACGCGGCGGAGGACGTCATCGGCGTGATCCGGGGCGGCGCCCGGGGCTACGTGACCAAGACGATCACCGGCACGGACCTGGTGAACTCCGTCTTCCGCGTCCAGGAGGGCGACGCCGTCTTCTCCCCGCGGCTGGCCGGCTTCGTCCTCGACGCGTTCGCCTCCACCGACGCCCCGCCGGTCGACGAGGACCTCGACCGCCTCACCCAGCGCGAGCGCGAGGTGCTGCGCCTGATCGCCCGTGGTTACGCGTACAAGGAGATCGCCAAGCAGCTCTACATCTCGGTGAAGACGGTCGAGTCCCACGTCTCGGCGGTGCTCCGCAAGCTCCAGTTGTCCAACCGGCACGAGTTGACCCGCTGGGCGACGGCACGACGGCTGGTGTGA
- a CDS encoding lipase family alpha/beta hydrolase, with amino-acid sequence MKVTTAALPLLPLCQRLLPGLPGLPGLPGLPGLSGLPGLAALPGRLTGLSLTLLKASALEVAILAGHLLLYPSGIIQERRPMSALPTAGSQDSQDSQDSRNPRNTQNSQSSQSSQSSQNPQDTRDTRDPRPTPPIPRLPARTSPPVILLHGFIDNRSVFLLLRRSLAQHGRHQVESLNYSPLTCDIRTAAELLGRHVEEICERTGSERVDIVGHSLGGLIARYYVQRLAGDLRVRTLVTLGTPHTGTRVVPLANAHPIVRQMRPGSAVLEELTRPSPGCRTRFFSFWSDLDRVMDPLETACLDHPDLTVQNVRVSGIGHLALPVHPAVATGIRQALDTEAQESGTETTSTSTAGITGTTKTTGTTGTDMGGSTGGLTVA; translated from the coding sequence ATGAAGGTCACCACGGCAGCACTGCCCCTTCTCCCGCTCTGTCAGCGTCTTCTGCCCGGCCTGCCGGGGCTCCCAGGACTGCCTGGGCTACCGGGCTTGTCGGGACTACCGGGGCTTGCGGCCCTCCCGGGCCGACTCACGGGACTCTCCCTGACCCTCCTCAAGGCAAGCGCCCTGGAGGTCGCGATCCTCGCCGGGCACCTTCTCCTCTATCCCTCCGGGATCATTCAGGAACGCCGCCCGATGTCCGCCCTGCCGACGGCGGGCTCCCAGGACTCCCAGGACTCCCAGGACTCCCGAAACCCTCGGAACACTCAGAACTCCCAGAGCTCCCAGAGCTCCCAGAGCTCCCAGAATCCCCAGGACACCCGGGACACCCGCGACCCGCGGCCCACCCCTCCCATTCCGCGCCTCCCGGCCCGCACCAGCCCCCCGGTCATCCTGCTGCACGGTTTCATCGACAACCGCTCGGTCTTCCTCCTCCTGCGCCGCAGCCTGGCCCAGCACGGCAGACACCAGGTCGAGTCCCTGAACTACTCCCCCCTGACCTGCGACATCCGCACCGCGGCCGAGCTGCTCGGCCGGCACGTGGAAGAGATCTGCGAGCGGACGGGCAGCGAGCGGGTCGACATCGTCGGGCACAGCCTCGGCGGACTGATCGCGCGGTACTACGTGCAGCGCCTCGCCGGAGACCTGCGCGTCCGGACCCTCGTGACGCTAGGCACCCCGCACACCGGCACCCGGGTGGTCCCGCTGGCCAACGCGCACCCGATCGTGCGCCAGATGCGCCCCGGTTCGGCGGTGCTCGAGGAGCTGACCCGGCCCTCCCCCGGCTGCCGTACGCGGTTCTTCAGCTTCTGGAGCGACCTGGACCGTGTGATGGACCCACTGGAGACGGCCTGCCTCGACCACCCCGACCTGACCGTGCAGAACGTACGGGTGAGCGGTATCGGCCATCTCGCCCTTCCCGTGCACCCCGCCGTGGCCACCGGGATCCGCCAGGCGCTGGACACCGAGGCGCAGGAGTCAGGCACGGAAACCACGAGCACCAGCACCGCCGGTATCACCGGTACGACGAAAACCACCGGAACCACCGGAACGGATATGGGCGGGTCCACCGGCGGTCTGACGGTCGCCTGA